DNA sequence from the Sphingomonas bisphenolicum genome:
GCCCGGCCATGGCGGGGTGATGGACCGGCTGGACGGGGTGGCGACCGCTGCGCCGCTGGCGGCCTTGCTCTATATCCTGCTGGGGCAGGGCGGATGAAGCGGGTTTCGATCTTTGGCGCGACCGGGTCGGTCGGTCTGTCGACGCTGGACCTGATCCGGCGGGAGCCGGATGCCTATGCGGTCGTGGCGCTGACCGCGAACAGCGATGTGGACAGTTTGGCGGCCTTGGCGCGCGAGACGGGCGCGCAGATGGCGGTGATCGGGCAAGAGCGGCTTTACGGCGCTTTGAAGGATGCGCTGGCCGGGTCCGGCATAGAAGCGGCGGCGGGCGAGGCAGCGCTGGTCGAGGCGGCGCAGGCGGACGCGGACTGGACCATGGCGGCGATCGTGGGCTGCGCCGGGCTGCGGCCTACCATGGCGGCGCTGAAGGCCGGGCGGACGGTGGCGCTGGCGAACAAGGAATCGCTGGTGTCCGCGGGCGGGCTGATGATGGAGGCCGCGGCGGCGTCCGGGGCCACCTTGCTGCCGGTCGACAGCGAGCATAATGCTATTTTCCAGTGCCTTGCCGGCAGCAGTTTGGACGATGTGGCAAGGATCACCCTGACCGCGAGCGGCGGGCCGTTCCGTACCCGCAGCCGGGCGGAGATGGCCGATATCACCCCGGCGCAGGCGGTGGCGCATCCCAACTGGTCGATGGGCGCCAAGATCAGCGTCGACAGCGCGACGATGATGAACAAAGGGCTGGAACTGATCGAGGCGGCGCATCTTTTTCCCGTCGGCCTCGACCGGATCGAGATTCTCGTCCACCCGCAATCGGTGATTCACTCGATGGTCGAATATCGCGACCGGTCGACGCTGGCGCAGCTTGGATCGCCCGACATGCGCATTCCGATCGCCCACGCGCTGGCGTGGCCGCAGCGGATCGCGACGCCGTGTCAGCCGCTGGACCTGGCGCGCATTGGCAGGCTCGATTTCGAAGCGCCTGATATGGAACGCTTTCCGGCATTGCGCTTGGCGCGGGCGGCGGCAGAGGTGGGCGGGGCGACGCCGGCCATATTGAACGCCGCCAATGAGGTGGCGGTCGCCGCTTTCCTGGCGGGGCGGATCGGCTTCCTTGATATCGCCATGATTGTAGAGGATGTGTTGAACCGTTATAGCGCGGCCAGCCCCTCTGCGATCGACGATGTGCTGGCGGCGGACGGACAGGCGCGTGAAGAAGCGGGCCTAGTGATGGAAAGATTGACGGCTTGATCCACAATCCCGGTTTCCTGTTGACCGTGCTGGCCTTCGTGGCGGTCATCGGACCGCTCGTCTTCGTTCACGAGCTGGGCCATTATCTGGTCGGGCGCTGGTGCGGGGTGAGGGCGGAGGCGTTCTCGATCGGCTTCGGGCCGGAGCTGTTCGCCTGGGTCGACAAGCGCGGCACCCGCTGGCGCGTCGCGGCGTTGCCATTGGGCGGCTATGTCCGCTTCAAGGGCGACATGAACGCGGCGAGCATGACCGATCCGGCCTGGCTGGAAATGTCGGCCAAGGACCGGGCGGAAAGCTTCCCCGCCAAGCCGCTGTGGCAGCGGGCGGCGATCGTCGCGGCCGGGCCGGCGATCAATTTCCTGTTCGCA
Encoded proteins:
- a CDS encoding 1-deoxy-D-xylulose-5-phosphate reductoisomerase, encoding MKRVSIFGATGSVGLSTLDLIRREPDAYAVVALTANSDVDSLAALARETGAQMAVIGQERLYGALKDALAGSGIEAAAGEAALVEAAQADADWTMAAIVGCAGLRPTMAALKAGRTVALANKESLVSAGGLMMEAAAASGATLLPVDSEHNAIFQCLAGSSLDDVARITLTASGGPFRTRSRAEMADITPAQAVAHPNWSMGAKISVDSATMMNKGLELIEAAHLFPVGLDRIEILVHPQSVIHSMVEYRDRSTLAQLGSPDMRIPIAHALAWPQRIATPCQPLDLARIGRLDFEAPDMERFPALRLARAAAEVGGATPAILNAANEVAVAAFLAGRIGFLDIAMIVEDVLNRYSAASPSAIDDVLAADGQAREEAGLVMERLTA